A stretch of Henckelia pumila isolate YLH828 chromosome 4, ASM3356847v2, whole genome shotgun sequence DNA encodes these proteins:
- the LOC140865852 gene encoding uncharacterized protein: MSHYSSMEEDHQEMQLFSSIPHHAVAASSSYPPPSWPSDSSGRYRSSSMDHFEPPSLDLKLSISMSPVLKPPSDNSRVLIRSKVRDHSYNDHMMIDPSCVEALKWQAAEQIRLASMEKSYAERLRELTRREMELAQAEFARARNIWERAREEVERVEKMKDRATRKIDSTCMEITCQSCRIKFRP; encoded by the coding sequence atgtcACATTATTCTTCCATGGAAGAAGACCATCAAGAAATGCAACTATTCTCCAGCATTCCACATCATGCAGTAGCCGCCTCTTCATCATATCCTCCTCCATCTTGGCCGTCGGATTCGTCCGGGAGATACCGATCATCATCGATGGATCATTTCGAGCCTCCGTCGCTAGACCTCAAGCTGTCGATAAGCATGTCACCGGTGCTCAAGCCGCCCTCGGACAATAGCCGTGTGCTAATAAGATCAAAAGTAAGAGATCATAGCTACAATGATCATATGATGATAGATCCTAGCTGCGTTGAAGCTCTAAAGTGGCAAGCAGCCGAGCAGATTCGCCTAGCGTCGATGGAGAAATCGTACGCGGAGCGGCTAAGGGAGCTTACTAGGAGGGAGATGGAGCTAGCACAAGCCGAGTTTGCACGCGCACGCAACATATGGGAGAGGGCTCGAGAGGAGGTGGAGAGGGTGGAGAAAATGAAGGATAGGGCGACTCGAAAGATCGATTCGACGTGTATGGAGATCACCTGCCAATCTTGTAGGATCAAGTTTAGGCCTTGA